CACTGCGGATCCAGACACGGAATCCCCGAATCACACAACCATAATGGTATAAGCCTATGATTTCGCAATCTTATCAACCTGTTTTTATTCATGGCTGTGGCTTTCACTCGGCGCTCGGCTCAACTCCAGAGCAGATCCACCAATGCCTAGAGCAAAATCGCAATGAGCAGATACAAGTTGAAGCTTCCCTGCTCAATAGCGGGACTCGCACTATCGTTGGCAGAGTGACTCAGCCGTTACCTGCAGTGCCCATTAAACCGGCGAACTACGACACTCACAACAATCGTTTAGCGCTGTCTGCTGTGACACAAATTATTCCTCAGATAGAAGAAGCTAAACAGCGCTTTGGCCACCACCGCATCGCCGTAATTATTGGTTCAAGTACCTCAGGCATTGCCGATGGTGAAAACGCCTATCAAGTAAAAATGGAACAGGGTGCTTTTCCTGAAAGTTACCATTACTGTAAACAAGAACTGGGTAACATCAGCCAATTTATTGCGGATTATTTTGAGCTAACCGGACCTTGCTACACCATCTCAACCGCTTGCTCTTCCAGTGGGCGAGTGTTTATTTCTGCGAAACGACTGCTGTTAGCAGGAATGGCCGATGCGGTGATTGTCGGTGGCGTAGATACCCTCTGCCGCCTGACCCTTAATGGCTTCAATGGGCTTGAAGCACTTTCCAGTGAACATTGCCAACCGTTTAGTGCAGACCGTAATGGGATAAATCTCGGTGAAGCCGCAGCCTTTATGTTACTGAGCTTAGAAAAGAGTGATATTGCCCTGCTCGGTAGCGGTGACAGCTCTGATGCATACCATATTTCTGCGCCACATCCCGAGGGACACGGCGCAGAAGAAGCGATGCGTAATGCACTCAAGGATGCACATCTGACAGAGCAAGACATTGGTTACATCAATGCACATGGTACCGCGACGCCACTCAATGACAGTATGGAAAGTAAAGCCATCTATCGCGTGTTTGGCGACCAAGTGCCAGTAAGCTCAACCAAGCACCTAACTGGCCACACACTCGGAGCAGCAAGCGCCGTTGAAGCTGCCATTGCTTGGCACATCTTAAAATACGATTTAAACCTGCCTCAGCAAGGCTGCCGCAACAAAGCACCAGATATTCAAGTGAGCTTAGTCGAAGCACCTTGTAAATTAGGCAACAAAGCCATTTTGAGCAACTCCTTTGCTTTTGGTGGCAACAACATCAGTCTGATATTCGGGTATGCCCATGAGTGAATTGGCGGATATTGCTAGCCTACTCCCCCATGATGCACCGATGATTTTGATCGACCGCATCATGGAGGTGTTCCCAACTCGTATTCACTGCCAAGTGGATGTTGGTGAACATAATCTGTTTTTTTCAGCTGATAGCCAGAGTATTCCCGCTTATATTGGTATTGAGTTTATGGCGCAATCTATTGCTGCATGGTCAGGCTATCATGCACGAAAAAATGGTGCGCTCCCCCCAATTGGTTTTCTACTTGGCTGCCGCCGCTACCACACGCAATGCCACGTTTTCCCGCAAGGGCAAACCTTAGACGTGTTCGCGGAAAAAATCCTAGAAGAAGGCGGTATGGCCGTATTTAGCGGCCATATCGAGCATGCTGGTCACACCCTTGCGCAATGCCAATTCAATGTTTATCTACCCAACGAAGAAAAGTTAACCTCGATGAAAATCAGGAGCCAAGTATGACGAGGCAAGTGTTAGTGACAGGAGCAAGTAAAGGCATTGGCCGAGCGATAGCCATTCAGTTAGCCAAAGATGGTTTTTCTATTATTGTTCATTACATGGGTGATAAAGCGGGGGCAGAACAAACATTAGCAAACATAGAACACAATGGCGGAACAGGTCGTTTACTTCAGTTTGACATTAGCAACCGAATACAGTGTCGCCAGCAAATTGAGACGGACATCGCCAATCACGGTGCTTATTATGGCGTAGTGAACAACGCTGGTATCACCCGTGATACCGCTTTTCCAGCGATGAGTGAACAAGACTGGGATGGCGTCATCCACACCAATCTAGATAGCTTCTACAACGTACTACACCCTTGTGTAATGCCAATGGTGCAAAAACGCCAAGGTGGGCGAATTGTTACGCTCGCCTCCGTTTCAGGACTGATGGGAAATCGAGGGCAAACCAACTATGCCGCGGCTAAAGCGGGAGTGATAGGGGCAACCAAATCATTGGCACTTGAATTAGCCAAACGCAAAATCACCGTTAACTGTGTGGCTCCCGGCTTGATAGATACCGGCATAGTCGATGAGCAGGTTAAAGAGCACGCGCTGCCGAAAATTCCGCTGCTTCGAATGGGGCAACCGGAAGAAGTTGCAGGGCTTGTAAGCTATTTAATGTCCGACATTGCAGGCTATGTAACGCGGCAAGTCATATCCGTCAACGGTGGATTGATATAAAACGGTGAATTGATATAAATAGAAAGGGAGAACCTCAGCGGCTTCTCCCTCAATCTCATGTCTGCAATTTTGAGCTTTCTAATCAGGCATTCAAGAATACCTTATTGTGGTTTCGTCTCTTGAAGCTAACCCCAGAAATAGGCTTTCGGGTCTTTTTCTACTTCACGCATCATGGCGGTTAAATCCTCACTGCGTGCTAAAAAAGGATAAGGGATCCAAGGTTCGCTATTCGCCAGCTTTTCATCATAAACATAGAGCGCCCACTGTTTTGATGCCTCTTCCCAAATGATCTTTGCCACCAGACTTTCATAATCACAATGGGACGAATCAAGCTTGTAATGACACAAAGAAAACAGAACGCCATTTTCAATTGGTTCAAAGCTAGATTTGCCTAACTCAGCAGGCACGCTCTGATTGCGGCTCATGCAGAGTAACTCGGCACGGCGTTCAAGCTGTCGCTGTAGAAGGTTGACAATCATTTTTAACCTCACGGGTAATTAGGTTTACTCAGTATGGCTATCTGTAGAAATCGATTCCATGATCTTAGTGTCATTTGAGTATAAGCAATAGCCACATTCCTTGCAGACTTCACAAATCAAAAACTAAACCGAGGAACTCATTCACATTTTTGTCATACGTTTCAGGCATACTGCTCAGGATTTTTTTACATTATGGGAGCGACTTTATGTATAGGAAGGCACTTGCCGCCGT
This genomic window from Vibrio mimicus contains:
- a CDS encoding hotdog family protein; translated protein: MSELADIASLLPHDAPMILIDRIMEVFPTRIHCQVDVGEHNLFFSADSQSIPAYIGIEFMAQSIAAWSGYHARKNGALPPIGFLLGCRRYHTQCHVFPQGQTLDVFAEKILEEGGMAVFSGHIEHAGHTLAQCQFNVYLPNEEKLTSMKIRSQV
- a CDS encoding DUF3024 domain-containing protein; protein product: MIVNLLQRQLERRAELLCMSRNQSVPAELGKSSFEPIENGVLFSLCHYKLDSSHCDYESLVAKIIWEEASKQWALYVYDEKLANSEPWIPYPFLARSEDLTAMMREVEKDPKAYFWG
- a CDS encoding 3-ketoacyl-ACP reductase FabG2, yielding MTRQVLVTGASKGIGRAIAIQLAKDGFSIIVHYMGDKAGAEQTLANIEHNGGTGRLLQFDISNRIQCRQQIETDIANHGAYYGVVNNAGITRDTAFPAMSEQDWDGVIHTNLDSFYNVLHPCVMPMVQKRQGGRIVTLASVSGLMGNRGQTNYAAAKAGVIGATKSLALELAKRKITVNCVAPGLIDTGIVDEQVKEHALPKIPLLRMGQPEEVAGLVSYLMSDIAGYVTRQVISVNGGLI
- a CDS encoding beta-ketoacyl-[acyl-carrier-protein] synthase family protein yields the protein MISQSYQPVFIHGCGFHSALGSTPEQIHQCLEQNRNEQIQVEASLLNSGTRTIVGRVTQPLPAVPIKPANYDTHNNRLALSAVTQIIPQIEEAKQRFGHHRIAVIIGSSTSGIADGENAYQVKMEQGAFPESYHYCKQELGNISQFIADYFELTGPCYTISTACSSSGRVFISAKRLLLAGMADAVIVGGVDTLCRLTLNGFNGLEALSSEHCQPFSADRNGINLGEAAAFMLLSLEKSDIALLGSGDSSDAYHISAPHPEGHGAEEAMRNALKDAHLTEQDIGYINAHGTATPLNDSMESKAIYRVFGDQVPVSSTKHLTGHTLGAASAVEAAIAWHILKYDLNLPQQGCRNKAPDIQVSLVEAPCKLGNKAILSNSFAFGGNNISLIFGYAHE